The window AAAACGTGTGGCTTTACTTGAAGGTGGAACAGCTGCAGTTGCGTTATCTTCAGGTGCAGCGGCCATTGCTTTTTCTATCTTGAATATTGCTGGTACAGGAGATGAAATTGTTTCAGCAGGATCGCTTTATGGTGGTACCTATAACTTATTTGCGAATACATTGCCACGCTATGGTATTACAACGGTATTTGTAGATGAGAGTAACCCTGAAAATTTTGAAGCGGCCATTACGGACAAAACAAAAGCAATTTATGCAGAAACAGTGGGTAATCCAAGCTTAAACATTTTAGATATCGAGCGAGTAGCGGAAATTGCTCATGCGCATGGACTTCCGTTAATCATCGATAATACTTTCCCATCCCCATATGGATCGAATCCAATCGACTTTGGAGCAGATGTTGTGGTACATTCAGCAACTAAATGGATTGGTGGTCATGGTACAACAATTGGAGGTGTCGTAGTAGATGCCGGTAAGTTTGACTGGACAAGCGGACGCTTCCCGGGATTCACTGAACCAGATGAGTCTTACCACGGCATACGTTACGGCATTGATACAGCAGGGGCTGCTTTTGCAACAAAGTTGCGGGTTCAATTATTACGCGACTTCGGTCCAACTCTAAGTGCGGATAGTGCATTTAACTTCCTTCAAGGTTTAGAGACGCTTCATTTGCGTTATACAAAGCATGGAGAAAATGCATTGAAGGTTACAGAATACTTGGAAAACCACCCATTCGTGGAATATGTCAACTATCCAGGCAAGGAAAGCTTCCCATCGCATTCATTAGCGAAAAAATACCTGAAAAATGGTTACGGCTCTATGATTACATTTGGCATCAAAGGTGGCCGTGATGTAGGAAGTAAAGTAATTGACAATGTCCAGCTTTTCTCTCATGTGGCAAACGTAGGGGATGCAAAATCTCTAATTATTCACCCTGCTTCAACAACTCATCAACAACTATCGCAAGAAGAGTTAAAGGTGGCTGGTGTTTCTGAAGAGCTCATTCGCTTGTCAGTTGGCTTAGAGGCTGTAGAAGATATCATTGCAGATTTAGATCAGGCTTTGGAAAAAGCGGTTGAAAATATTGCACAAGCAAACGCCTAATTAGATAGATGGAATTGGTGAAAATGACCTTTCACTCATTTGTGAAATAGGAGAGTTTTCACCAATTTTATCTAATGCCATTCATTCGGTTATGTTGCATCTTAAAACCTAGTAATTCAATTAGTTTTATTGACTTTTAGGTGTTTAATTCATATAATATCTAATATAGAGAAAACTTATCGGAATTAAAATCTATCCCTTGCAGGTTAAATTTTTAATTGGTTTACAGGTTTTCGATACGGTATTACTTAGTAAAAGGAGTGTTGTTAAATGGGAAACATCTATAGTGCGCAAAATATCGCAGCATATTTTATATATGAATTAAATGAAAAAGGTGCCTTTATAAATGCATTTTCACTTCAGCGTTTATTAGCTGGTGTAGATAATCTTTGGCATAAGACATTTGGACATACAGCGTACAAAGAGGAAATTGCAACATTTTCAGAAAGTAATTATTACGTAAAAGAAGTTTTCGAAGCGTACAAAGAGTTTGGAAATCATCACTTGTCAATACCGGCAAAGGAATGGCATTTAGAGTATGGTCAATTCCAGCTTGTTCAGCGCACGTATGGCGTACCCGTCTTTACAACTAAAGAAATGCTGCTAGTTAATAGTGTCATAAATAAATTTAAAAAAATGACCATAAATCAAGCATCCTAGCAATCTCCCATTTAACAACTCCTAAATAGTGTATTTGATTTAAACCTGTATGATTTGATACAGGTTTTTTTTATTTTTTGCAACTTAAAGTTTTGCTCTGTTGAAAACTTTTTGGAAAGTGCATAGGTATTATTAGTAAACAAATTAACTGTTCCAAGAAATGAATGAAAGGATGTGAATTATGAAGGAAAAAGAAATGATTCAACAGATAAAAAATGGAGACGTTCGAGCATTTCGTGAATTATATGATCTTTATTTTGATTATGCCATTAGAGTTGCAACAATTATCATGAACCATCAGCGTTCAAATGCAACAGATGCAGTACAAGAAACCTTTATTCGTGTTTATCAAAACATCCAAAGCTATGATACTAGTCGTCCATTTAAAGCATGGTTTTATCGGATTCTCATTAATGAATGTAACAGGATATTAAAACGGGATGGCAAAATCCTTAGTGTAGGTGAGATCATGGTCGAAACGAAGAATGATGGGCAAATGGGTGAGGATATCTCCCGTTTTACTGAATATGAGAGTTTGTATAGTGCCATTGAGAGTTTGGAGCAGCATCACCGGATTCCCATTGTATTGAAATATTTGAATGGCTTTAAGGAGAAGGAAATTGCAGAAATATTGAATGAAAACATCAACACGATTAAATCACGATTATATAAAGGGAAACAAAAGTTAAAACGTTTACTGCAAACGGAAAAGGGGGGAAGTCAGAATGGATGAAAAAAACCTGGAACGGGAAATAAAAAATGCCATCAATAAAAACACCGATGATTATTTAGAAGATAAGGAAGAGATCTGGAGTCATATTGAATCGAGGTTGGATTTGAAAGAACAAAAGGGAAATGGAGCTTTAAGAATAAACAAAAAATCAAAAAGGCGGTTGCGGGGTGTTTTGATAAGTGCTGCAATCTTAGTACTTATTTTCAGTGTCATTAATGTAACGACTACGGGTCAAGCTTTTGTAGAGCGAATGAAACAATACTTTGAACCGGAAAAACATGTAGTAACTGAAATTGAAGGAAAACCAGAAGAACAAGAAGTAATTCTCCATGAAAAAGCCGATTATGTGATTTATATCGACGAAGAACGGTACAAAATGATTCAAGAGGGCGACAAAGACCTAATAACTACGAAAGAACCTTTGGAAGAAAGATATCCAGAAGTTTCTATGACGATTTCTCAAGTAGTCGATAAAACACCGGAGCAACTAGCACAGGAATATTCACATGAGCTAAAAACCTCTTTTGCAACAGTAAAAGAAATAGAATCAGTAACAGAGCCGGTGGAGGGACTTTTAGTTGCAGCAATTGATGGGAGTGAATGGGATAGCAGGGTAAGTAAGATCTATATTATTTCAAATGGGAGAGAAGGCAGCTTTGTTTTCAATATTAAATATTTCCTTGAAGCTGCAGAGGGACATGGAGCAAGATTCTACCACATGCTAGAGGAGTTTCAAGTCGTCCAACCATAATTACTATGCTATAATAATAAAAAGGTATCTCAAACGAAGAGATACCTTTTTATTTATACATATTGTGAGAGCTAATTAATTGAAATTTATTTTTGGCATATTAAAATATAAATTATTTATGAATCTTTTTGACCTTCTTAGAAAAACAATTGTCCACCTTAGGAAGAATGTTCTTGAGTTCCTTCCAAATATAAGATAAAATTCTCTTAAGTTAAATTTTTCGAATTGTTTGTTATTATACTGATAATTACTTATCGGTTTGGCGTAAGATAATGTAAGGAGTCGTATATCACCTATCCTTATAAATTCAGATTCGTAGACACGCTAATTAGGTAGGATGTTGAGTGAAGATGGAGGCGAGTATAGAAATGGCAACAATCAAGGCGGCCATCTTAGGTTTTGGCACAGTAGGTCAGGGTATATATCATATTTTAAATGAAAAACGCGAAGAGCTTCGCGATAAACTAGGATTAGAAATAGAAGTTGCTAAAATTTTAGTAAGAGATACAACGAAAGAACGTGTACCAGGTACTGCACATCTATTAACAGATAGTATAGATGATTGCCTTTCAGTAAAAGGGATCCAGGTTGTATTTGAAGCCATTGTAAATGAAGAGCCTGCATTTGGTTATTTAAAAAAGGCTGTTGAAAATAAGTGTCATGTCATTACTGCCAACAAAGTGATGTTTGCTAAACGAGGACTGGAACTGCAGGAACTTGCTAAGCAAAATGGTGTATTTGTCGGATATGAAGCGACAACTGCCGGCGGTGTACCAGTGATAAAAACCATGAAAAATATTCTATTAGTAAATGATGTTTTAAGAATTCAAGGGGTTTTAAATGGTACGACAAACTATATCCTAACAAAAATGCGTGCAGAAGGCTGGTCGTTTGAAGAAGCTTTAAAAGAAGCACAAATACTTGGCTATGCAGAGGCTGATCCATATAATGATATTTCTGGTCAAGATGCATTCAAAAAGCTAATGATTCTCTCCTCACTTGCTTTTGGAGATCAACCGAATTGGGCGGATGTAGAAGTAATTGGGATTGACACGATCTCTGCTGAACAAGTAGCCAATTCGATAGAAAAAGGATTACGCTATCGCCATGTGGCAGAGGTTGTAAAATATCCGGATGGAACGCTTTTCGCAAAAGTAGCGCCAATGCTAGTGGATAAAGAACATCCACTATACCCAATTGATGATGTATTTAATGCCGTTACAATGGAAACAAACTACATTGGCACACTGACACTGGTCGGACCTGGAGCAGGTATGTACCCAACAGCAAGTGTCATGGTGGAAGACTATGCAGAAATTATCGGCAAACGTGCAGGTTTTGTCGTAACAATTTAAAACATCTTGAGGCGTGAAAAGTCATTCGCGCTTCAAGATGTTTTTTGCGGTTGTTTATTGAAAAAGACAGTTCATATTCAATTAGTCCTCATCCTTAATATCCGGATCTTCAGGAATAGGGGTATTGCGCCAAATTTCAATTTCTTCTTTAATCCGTTCTAATTGCTCATGATACGTATCAAATTGAGCACTATTTACGAGGTACTGTGTTCCATCATGCACTGCTTTAATGCGGCCGGCATAGATGTAGCGAAGCACTTGTTCCTCGGGCATTGAGATGTCCTTTGCCGTTTCGGCAACAGTTTTATACATGTATGGTGCCCTCCATTTTATTGGTTATATAAAGCCCTCTCTCTTTGAACAAGGGTAACATGGGGAAAGTTCATCATTTCCATTATAAGTGATTATCTAAAAAACGCTACAAAACAAATAGGGCAACCAAAAGAACAGTTCATGATTGAAAGATTTATTCTAATATATTTTCAGTTTGTGCAATTATTTATCAAAGAAAATTATTCGATTGTCAATTGTGTTTGGTATAATTTAACAAGTTAATCTATGTATATAGGTAGTAGATTGAGGTAGGAACAAGTTTAACTGATTGAGATAGAAATTAGCATCGCTGAGTTCTGTCACTCAGAGTAATGGTAAAAATAAAATTAATGAGGTGTAATCAATGAATATATTTTCATACATATTTGTTTTACTAGCGGCAATGCTTTGGGGAACCGTTGGAACAACACAAACCTTTCTGCAAGCCGAGGTTTCCTCCATTGCAGTTGCAGCAGTCCGCTCGGCTATCGGGGGAGGGGTACTACTCGTTATTGCCTTATTCTTTCGGAAAATCAATGTTAAAACGTGGTCGTGGAAGTGGACAATTCTAGCAGCCTTAACGATTGCATTATTCCAATCGTTATTTTTCACCTCTGTACGCTTTACAGGGGTAGCTTTAGGAACGGTTGTAACAATCGGTAGCTCCCCAGTTTTTTCAGGTTTAGTAGAGTGGGCAATATGGAAAAGGAAGCCGAATCGAATTTGGGCAATATCTACAACGCTTGCCATTATTGGATGTATTTTATTATTTGTAAATCGAGGAGAAGCTTCAGTTAACCCAATCGGCATTCTTCTTGCATTAAGTGCGGGTCTCATGTTCGCGTTATATACGAACTGCAGCAAGCAATTAGCGGAGAAAGAAGAAACCCTGCCAGCCGTTGCAATGACATTCACATTGTGTGCACTTTTACTGCTGCCGTTTTCAGGTAATGGTGTTATGTGGACATTTGAAAGCCAAAACTTGTTCCCGATGCTTTATATGGGATTAGCCGCAACAAGTATAGCCTATCTTTTATTCTTAGCAGGTTTAGAGAAAATTTCTTCATCCTCCGCGGTGACATTGTCTTTAGCTGAACCTTTAACAGCCGCATTATTAGGTGTGTTTTTAGTAGGAGAATATTTGAGCCCGACATCTTGGATGGGCGTCGTGCTGTTACTGGGTGGAATTATTGTGTTGACGGTGGGCAGTCGAAAGAGCGGAAAACACTAAGTTAATAGATTCTTTTAATATTTTTAAGTTGTCGATGCAGGTGGTAAGAATACCCTTTTTGTTGGCAACCTAAATTTAGGGCGCTCATAAAGGTATGAACGCCCTTTTTTAAAAGAGACCTAAATCAATTCTCACACAAAATATGATTCAATCTTACGTCTAAATAAATCAATTCTCGATTAAATCTATTCATAGGGTCGTTCTAAATCACATAAGCCGTCAGAGACAACCGATAGCTGCTTCAAAAACGTTTTCATTTACGATAGAACAGCTATTGATATTTGACTTTAATATTAGCTACTGAATAATTTTGCAGTTTACGTAGTAGGCAACTTTTTTATTGGAAATCATTTTTTAAGAATGATTTCAATATGCCTTTAATTTGATCAAATTGTTCCTGTGTTAATTGCATGTCTAGTGAAATTTGTTCAGAAATACAAGGAAGCTTCTGACGGACTTCTCGACCATGTGCTGTTAATGAAACCATCATTTGACGCTCATCTTGTATAGAGCGTTCTCGCGTAATATAATTTTTTTCCTCTAATTTCTTCAATAAAGGTGTCAATGTACCGGAATCTAAAAATAGTCGGCTGCCTAATTCCTTCACCATCAGTTGCTCTTCTTCTTCTATTGCGAGCATTGTAATAAAGCCTGTATAGGTAAGGTCGTATGGTTTTAACAACTTTGTATATTTGCGTATAATTTCTTTCGACGTGACATATAGCAGGAAGCATAATTGATTTTCTAGGTAGTTGGTCATCGTTATCTCCTTTATAACGCTGAATGTTTGCTTTTATGATAAGGACAATTTAAATACTTGTCAAATACAATTTAATTGTATAAAATGTATTTAACCAATTAGATTGTACACAATTTAATTGTATAAAATTACGGAGGGGTTAAGATGAAAACATTATTTACTACGAAAATGATTAATGTAGGCGGACGCAAAGGAGAATCATATTCTGAGGACCATTCTTTATCGTTAAAAATAGCTCCACCAGGCTCCAATGTAGCTGATGCAACAAATCCTGAGCAGTTATTTGCAGCAGGTTACAGTGCATGCTTTAATAGTGCATTAGATCTTATAAAACGCAAAGAAAAAATAACAGGAGAGTCGACTATTACAGCGACTGTTAATCTAGTGGAAAAAGCTCCATTTGATTATGTATTAGATGTAGTTCTAGAGGGGCATATTGAAGGGCTTTCACTAGAGGAAACACAAAAATTATTACAATTAACACATACAGTTTGTCCTTATTCAAAAGCTACACAGGGTAATATTGAAGTTAAGATTATAGCTGTTTAAGGTTTTAGTAAAGTTTGTTCGATAATTTGGCTAAATGAAATGAATATTTTTGAATTCAGATATTACCAAAAGTATTCATTTCATTCATAAAAGTGCGGAATACTATATTTCTAGAAAAAAGTAGGGAATAGCGGATGAGCATTTATAATTACTTAGTGAAAAAACCAAATGGGGAAATTTTATCGATGGAAACGTATCGAAACAAAGTACTGCTTATCGTTAATTCAGCGAACCATTGTGAGTTTACATACCAATATGAGGACTTACAAAAGCTATATGAAAAATATGCACAGCAAGGTGTTCAGGTTCTCTCGTTTCCATGTAACCAATTCGGAGCGCAAAATCCGGAAGATGGACAGACAACTGCGACCCAATGCAAGCTTCAATTTGGAGTATCATATCCTGTATTCGACAAAATTAACGTCAACGGAGATAGTACCCACCCATTATTCAATTACTTAAAGCACGAGGTTGATTGCCCAACATTTAAGCGTGAAACAATGCAGCAAAAAATGATGTATAAAAGCATTCAAGAAAACTATCCAGAGTATCTTATTGGTCGCAATATTCGATGGAATTTCACGAAATTTCTAGTCAATCAAAAGGGACAAGTCATAAAACGTTTTGAGCCATATGATTCATTTTTAGATATTGAACAGGCAATAGAAGTGTTATTATAAGAATTTTTACTGCCCGTTCTTAAAAAATATGCTCATTTAATTGCCTTAGGCAAAGTTAAATGAGCCCCACTTTTCCAATCCCCTATCATTCAACGTATTACATTTTCTAATTAGGCAAATAATCCTTGTATGAAAGAATGAAAAAAACAGTTAAAACTTATTAGAAGAGTTCTTATCTTTCTTTATCTTGTCAAAAGGTAGGAACCATCCCACCAAAACGCAATTATTCCATTTCGAATGAATTTACAATATTCCTATAAAAATAACGATTTTTCATCCGTGTTTTTACATAGTTAGATTCGTACCTAATCAAATTCAAAATTCGAGGGTGCTGAACATCCATGACCAATACCCTAAGTACCCCACATAGAAAATCCGTGTACCCCAATTTCCCCATCAAAAATAAATACTAGTATCGTATTTAAAATAAGGTAAAATGGAAATGTATGTAAAGTGTATCCTGTATTTAAAAGGGTTTATAAATATCAAATACACATTAAAAAACCAAAATCTTAAGAATTTCTTCATAAATTTACAGACTATAAATTAAGATTCAAATTTTATGATAGTAACATAAGAAAAAGATGAGGTGAGGGCAGTGGAGAAACTAACCGTGCTCGTCACAGATGATGACAAAGACATTCGTGATGGGATAGAGATTTATTTGAAAAATGAAGGCTATAACGTACTAAAAGCTGCGGATGGATCTGAAGCCTTGAAGCTGCTGGAAGAAAATGAAGTTCATTTAATCATCCTGGATATTATGATGCCTACTATGGATGGAATTACAGCTACTTTTAAAATTCGCACAGAGCGCAATATTCCCATCATCATGTTAAGTGCGAAGGCGGAAGAGACAGATAAAATTCATGGGTTATCAGTAGGAGCAGATGACTACATTACCAAGCCATTCCATCCAATGGAGTTGCTTGCCCGTGTGAAGTCGCAATTGAGACGTTATGTGCAATTGGGGACTTATTACGGGAATGCACAGCAAAATTCGAAAATAGAGGTAAATGGTTTATCGATCGATTTTGATGCAAAAGAGGTACGCTTAGATGGCGAATTGGTGAAATTAACACCGATCGAGTACAAGATTACGGAGCTATTATTAAAAAATGCGGGGCGTGTCTTTTCGATTAACGAGATTTATGAGCTTGTATGGAAGGAAGAGGCTTATAATGCGGAAAACGTGGTGGCAGTTCACATACGAAAAATCCGGGAAAAAATCGAAGCAGACCCCAAAAATCCAAGATACTTAAAGGTTGTGTGGGGAATTGGATACAAAATTGAAAAATAAAATTGAGACAAGCCTAACTGTGTTAAGTCTCATTGCAAGTGTCGTCGGTATGTTCTTTATTATCACAAAGACGTGGCAATTTATAAGTGAACATCTTGATGAAACCATGCAAATGCTTGTGAAATTATTTTAGAGGAGGAAAGTAGTATTATGAAGTCAAAAAATAAATTACTCCTCATACTTTTTCTTATAACTTGGTCAGCGTTAGCAGTCGTTACATTTATAAATCATTCACATAATTATTTATTTAAATCGTACTTTGAATCCGATTATTTTCAGTCTTCAAGAGATGGCTTTATTGAAGGATTAGGGAAGTATGTTTTAGCTCCATTTGATGCTGAAAAAGCAAAAGAGCAAATCAATGTAACACAAGAAGAGATTGAAAACTACCGAAATTATTATGGAAGTCTTTCGGAACAGGTAGAGAATATTCGCTCACAATACATTGATGAGATTACGAATGCAGAACAAGCAGAAGATACACAGTTAAAGGAACACCTCGTTGCGGAAAGAGATGCAAAAATAGCGGACATTACGAAGAATTTTGAAAGCGATGAATATGTTGAAGAGAAAATTCGTAAACAAAAAGAACAAATGATTGATTCTTATGCTAATCAACAGGCTAAGTATCGAAATGAATTTTTGAGAGAATACAAATTCTTCGCTTTTAACTTAGTCAATGTAGATACAGAAGAAAAATTTGAAAGTGGACAACAACAAAAAACAACTATTTATTCAGAAAAATTTGGGGAAGATAATTTAACTCTCACAGTAGATAGTTCAGTTTCTATTGATACGTATGGAGAGGATTATAATCATGTGCAGCAAACGCTCATTCAACCCTTCGAGATACAAGGTGAAGTAACGCAATTTGAAGGAACAATTAGTGTACCAAAGACAATGGCGAAGGATTTAAATCATTCTACTGGTTCAGAATATAAGTCATTTGAAGTGGCAAAATACTTCTTCTATATCGTATGGCTAACAGGTATAGTAGCGATCATTGGATTGTTTAGTTTTGCTAAGCCTTCTAAAGAAGTGTTTAGAGGGGAATTGGAAAGGTTACATGAGATTTATGCAAGAATCCCGGTTGATGTTCAAATTGTACTGATTCTTATTGGGGTGATGGTATCTTTTGCTGCAGCAGATAGCCTTGGATATACTATCATAAATTCATATCGTTATACATCGAACCTATCTAGCCTAACAGATTTTCTGGTGTTTTTCTTAGTATTGTTCGGATCGATAACAGCGATCATTATGGGCTCTATTTGGACTTGGGATTCCATTAAAACAGAAGAAAAAATGAAGAAGCAAGTGAGTCAAGCAATGCTGTATCGTTTAGCAGATGGGATGAAGGATTTATTTTTAAACCGTTCTGTTGGTATGCAGGCAGTTGGCGTTCTAACTATTGCATTCCTTACGGGGATAGGCTTTATCGGAGCAGCCGTACAAGGCCAAGAATTAGTCCCAATTTTTATGCTGTTATTTTTCTTCATCGCTTTACCAGCCTTCCTTGTGTTCCTGCGACATATGGGCTACCTCAATCGTATTATGAAACAAACACAAGAAATGGCTGAAGGGCGATTAACCTCTGAAATTAAAGTTAAGGGGAAGTCAATTTTTTCTAAGCATGCAGCCAACTTAAATGACCTTCGTGAAGGTGTTAAAACTTCTATGTCTGAACAGGCAAAGAGTGAGCGATTGAAAACAGAACTGATTACAAATGTAGGTCATGATCTACGAACTCCCTTAACGTCAATTATCACATATACAGATTTGTTGAAAAATCCAAATCTGACAGAGGATGAACGTAAACAATACATTGACGTCCTAGATAAAAAATCAGCACGTTTAAAAACGTTAATTGAAGATTTATTTGAAGTATCCAAAATGGCAAGCGGCAATATCGAGGTGACGAAGCAACGTTTAGATTTAACTCAACTATTGAAGCAATCGATTGGCGAACATGAGGAAGAATTTGCAAAGTCCAATTTTGAATTGCGAGTTTCAATGCCTGAACAGCCTCTATTTGCTTATGTAGATGGCCAAAAGATGTGGCGTGTGATCGATAATCTGATTGTGAATGCACTGAAATACTCATTAGAAGGTACAAGAATTTACATTACATTAAAGCATATAGGTTCAGCGGCAGAATTTACGGTGAAAAATGTTTCAAAATATGAGCTTAATGAAAATGTTGAGGAACTTACAGAACGCTTCAAGCGCGCGGATGCTTCTCGACACACAGATGGCTCAGGTTTAGGCCTGGCCATTGCACAATCAATTGTGGACATTCACAATGGGCGCTTAAGCATCGATTTAGATGGCGACCTATTTAAAGTAACAGTATCCGTCCCAGCTGAATATTAACCTTGCAGATGAAATTGGGGGAGAAAAACGCAGTCCGTTTTTCTCCTTTTTTATTTGGAAAGCGGATGCTGTGAAACATTCCTACCCAGCATGGTATACTTTTTCATATTGGTTATTGGGAGGATTATACAAATGGGAAGGATTTTGGGCATAACAGTTGCGCTCATTCTATATAGTACGATTACGGCTTATTTGGGAATGAATTTGAAAAAATGGCTAGAAGCGATACATCTATTTCGCTGGCCGATACTGTATTGGATTATTTTCTTCGTAGTTGCTTTTGGTTTTCTGATTGGACGCATGCATGATCTGCTTAGTCCGTTATCGATAGTGGGGAACTATTGGATGTTCTTTTTTGAGTACGGGCTCATATTATGTATCATCGCCAACCTCTTCATTTCTTTTACTCCGTATAAAAATGTTGCTGTTGTCGGTTCCGTTGTGGTGGCGCTTTTAGTCATTTTATTTTCTTGGGGTACATACAATGCGTATTCGCCGGTAGTTCGGAATTTAGAAATTTCCGTAGATAAGCCAGGTGAGCCAATGAGACTGGTTGTAGCATCGGATTTTCATCTTGGGGTTCTTTCACATAAAAATCACTTGCAAAAATTTGTGAATCTATCCAATGAAGCCAATCCTGATGCGGTTTTATTAGTAGGAGATATTGTTGATGATGACCCTGTTTGGTTCGTGGACGAGGGTATGAATGAAGTGATGAAGCAGCTAAATGCAACATATGGTGTTTATGGAGTACTTGGAAACCATGAATACTATGGAGGGAAAATTCCGCAGTTT is drawn from Lysinibacillus sp. SGAir0095 and contains these coding sequences:
- a CDS encoding homoserine dehydrogenase produces the protein MATIKAAILGFGTVGQGIYHILNEKREELRDKLGLEIEVAKILVRDTTKERVPGTAHLLTDSIDDCLSVKGIQVVFEAIVNEEPAFGYLKKAVENKCHVITANKVMFAKRGLELQELAKQNGVFVGYEATTAGGVPVIKTMKNILLVNDVLRIQGVLNGTTNYILTKMRAEGWSFEEALKEAQILGYAEADPYNDISGQDAFKKLMILSSLAFGDQPNWADVEVIGIDTISAEQVANSIEKGLRYRHVAEVVKYPDGTLFAKVAPMLVDKEHPLYPIDDVFNAVTMETNYIGTLTLVGPGAGMYPTASVMVEDYAEIIGKRAGFVVTI
- a CDS encoding MarR family winged helix-turn-helix transcriptional regulator; translated protein: MTNYLENQLCFLLYVTSKEIIRKYTKLLKPYDLTYTGFITMLAIEEEEQLMVKELGSRLFLDSGTLTPLLKKLEEKNYITRERSIQDERQMMVSLTAHGREVRQKLPCISEQISLDMQLTQEQFDQIKGILKSFLKNDFQ
- a CDS encoding DMT family transporter; translated protein: MNIFSYIFVLLAAMLWGTVGTTQTFLQAEVSSIAVAAVRSAIGGGVLLVIALFFRKINVKTWSWKWTILAALTIALFQSLFFTSVRFTGVALGTVVTIGSSPVFSGLVEWAIWKRKPNRIWAISTTLAIIGCILLFVNRGEASVNPIGILLALSAGLMFALYTNCSKQLAEKEETLPAVAMTFTLCALLLLPFSGNGVMWTFESQNLFPMLYMGLAATSIAYLLFLAGLEKISSSSAVTLSLAEPLTAALLGVFLVGEYLSPTSWMGVVLLLGGIIVLTVGSRKSGKH
- a CDS encoding HAMP domain-containing sensor histidine kinase, coding for MKSKNKLLLILFLITWSALAVVTFINHSHNYLFKSYFESDYFQSSRDGFIEGLGKYVLAPFDAEKAKEQINVTQEEIENYRNYYGSLSEQVENIRSQYIDEITNAEQAEDTQLKEHLVAERDAKIADITKNFESDEYVEEKIRKQKEQMIDSYANQQAKYRNEFLREYKFFAFNLVNVDTEEKFESGQQQKTTIYSEKFGEDNLTLTVDSSVSIDTYGEDYNHVQQTLIQPFEIQGEVTQFEGTISVPKTMAKDLNHSTGSEYKSFEVAKYFFYIVWLTGIVAIIGLFSFAKPSKEVFRGELERLHEIYARIPVDVQIVLILIGVMVSFAAADSLGYTIINSYRYTSNLSSLTDFLVFFLVLFGSITAIIMGSIWTWDSIKTEEKMKKQVSQAMLYRLADGMKDLFLNRSVGMQAVGVLTIAFLTGIGFIGAAVQGQELVPIFMLLFFFIALPAFLVFLRHMGYLNRIMKQTQEMAEGRLTSEIKVKGKSIFSKHAANLNDLREGVKTSMSEQAKSERLKTELITNVGHDLRTPLTSIITYTDLLKNPNLTEDERKQYIDVLDKKSARLKTLIEDLFEVSKMASGNIEVTKQRLDLTQLLKQSIGEHEEEFAKSNFELRVSMPEQPLFAYVDGQKMWRVIDNLIVNALKYSLEGTRIYITLKHIGSAAEFTVKNVSKYELNENVEELTERFKRADASRHTDGSGLGLAIAQSIVDIHNGRLSIDLDGDLFKVTVSVPAEY
- a CDS encoding O-acetylhomoserine aminocarboxypropyltransferase/cysteine synthase family protein → MSQQRPETQLLHGGQKPDPVTGAIAVPIYRTTAYAFENTEHARKLFALEQTGNIYSRIMNPTVDVFEKRVALLEGGTAAVALSSGAAAIAFSILNIAGTGDEIVSAGSLYGGTYNLFANTLPRYGITTVFVDESNPENFEAAITDKTKAIYAETVGNPSLNILDIERVAEIAHAHGLPLIIDNTFPSPYGSNPIDFGADVVVHSATKWIGGHGTTIGGVVVDAGKFDWTSGRFPGFTEPDESYHGIRYGIDTAGAAFATKLRVQLLRDFGPTLSADSAFNFLQGLETLHLRYTKHGENALKVTEYLENHPFVEYVNYPGKESFPSHSLAKKYLKNGYGSMITFGIKGGRDVGSKVIDNVQLFSHVANVGDAKSLIIHPASTTHQQLSQEELKVAGVSEELIRLSVGLEAVEDIIADLDQALEKAVENIAQANA
- a CDS encoding response regulator transcription factor, producing MEKLTVLVTDDDKDIRDGIEIYLKNEGYNVLKAADGSEALKLLEENEVHLIILDIMMPTMDGITATFKIRTERNIPIIMLSAKAEETDKIHGLSVGADDYITKPFHPMELLARVKSQLRRYVQLGTYYGNAQQNSKIEVNGLSIDFDAKEVRLDGELVKLTPIEYKITELLLKNAGRVFSINEIYELVWKEEAYNAENVVAVHIRKIREKIEADPKNPRYLKVVWGIGYKIEK
- a CDS encoding Ohr family peroxiredoxin, with protein sequence MKTLFTTKMINVGGRKGESYSEDHSLSLKIAPPGSNVADATNPEQLFAAGYSACFNSALDLIKRKEKITGESTITATVNLVEKAPFDYVLDVVLEGHIEGLSLEETQKLLQLTHTVCPYSKATQGNIEVKIIAV
- a CDS encoding RNA polymerase sigma factor; amino-acid sequence: MKEKEMIQQIKNGDVRAFRELYDLYFDYAIRVATIIMNHQRSNATDAVQETFIRVYQNIQSYDTSRPFKAWFYRILINECNRILKRDGKILSVGEIMVETKNDGQMGEDISRFTEYESLYSAIESLEQHHRIPIVLKYLNGFKEKEIAEILNENINTIKSRLYKGKQKLKRLLQTEKGGSQNG
- a CDS encoding glutathione peroxidase encodes the protein MSIYNYLVKKPNGEILSMETYRNKVLLIVNSANHCEFTYQYEDLQKLYEKYAQQGVQVLSFPCNQFGAQNPEDGQTTATQCKLQFGVSYPVFDKINVNGDSTHPLFNYLKHEVDCPTFKRETMQQKMMYKSIQENYPEYLIGRNIRWNFTKFLVNQKGQVIKRFEPYDSFLDIEQAIEVLL
- a CDS encoding DNA-binding protein, with amino-acid sequence MYKTVAETAKDISMPEEQVLRYIYAGRIKAVHDGTQYLVNSAQFDTYHEQLERIKEEIEIWRNTPIPEDPDIKDED